The Montipora capricornis isolate CH-2021 chromosome 3, ASM3666992v2, whole genome shotgun sequence genome window below encodes:
- the LOC138042490 gene encoding uncharacterized protein codes for MEIDEIDDIFDRNIDQLDVRETPRWELSEEEESGGSDVETLVNQQSAKKKSPAPRKENIPEMSIQSATPVPPPRGSHALQNGHIPHSPVSQTKSPMLKRNTESPVPNVKLPSLPRSTKSASGSIASPSPRLYQHPLDKAKIDALVMSAKKTKSPDSSKDFGASKQGQAKQAQLADGQPIKSREKQGKPDIHVWEEDDVDSVKDYTGNDRQKEEKYMERTDEVIYQRAAEEHIRRPPLWHDDEVDSVRDYSKTTGKQEPQSGLASQQLSRLPSDEHICLSPPWNEEDDGEYVPVTEQPVAKNFSINNMVMEERMRQGQPPPWHEQDEIDSTRDFAAQYRKTRSMENSRRPSEENIYLTPPWMEDEQQSSGGRGGSDHSASSRSYRLTLEQQRAIQEEVRGTGMAEAADTVQALREEKKSADGTAVPGVGPVVPGRDNGFSGEQDQLAAQQVVQTKGQLPDALPNESGMQRGPHLPDIIVDPSNVPVTSIKPTASQAQTSSKAAPESFKTASVKAPEDSRLVKELLPSNIERQASCATVPQNIRSSLGTRNHTSASGGGAPGATQNRNMTRSVSQSSLEAMCYSPHDALEGFETSSVVSFASTAATNHDLDTRIDMVQSLLSMLGTHDKDDMSRTLLAMSNSKDSCAAMRQSGCLPLLIDLLHGKDITDKNSRREARARAGLALHNIVFSNVEDRRGRREVRVLRLLEIAREHCDVVQFKGFPVHPCAERWYPPLRDYGPGPAVAALMKLSFEEDHRNAICELGGLQAIAELVQIDHQVNERCKDFYSISLRKYAGMTLTNLTFGNTKNKSLLCNFPAAIDAIVAQLETVEEEEIVQVSASVLRNLSWRADELCRKTLRDAGAIKALLSAAQAVNGEPALRTTLSALWNLSAHCSDNKAEICASPGALKFLVKCLNYSSPSGNISVVESSGGILRNLSSHIAVRADYRKTLRESGCFQVLMSHLRSPSLRVVSNVCGALWNLSARCVEDQELLWELGAVSLLKSLINSKQKAISQASAAALRNLMAVKPGSSTDSESVSSGAPRHYQSMPANMRSADSQARMKSDVNRLPNCQDPSRQSLPMRHTHNHEVAPYSGAGAKASHGLVPQSSLVPVTRQEIDSASVHHKHAPSKKKTGSLGSLAHSSSSSNHGTPQELEPSPSLTRARSDVGPRALAGRQRRAKARAADNNSVESGASVDSRPHAAHFKWAQSNDSLAKHRRQAQRDIKKQREGDPRHSGQPVEKRDHSRSSSDGCAVIPLLCDSYPLHVSHNPKRGDGSKDKNETSVISRIRNAVQRNTGAGSSGHCQQHGGTMSLVSPNTAKKLNHWAKGISRETYEMTEFGQSRSRQALEQREDRCSPNASRPHHRNTAQKFKSYRDSDTDPDSDVDSEEERHLFGQAQMPSEFSEVSNAWIEKAKPRVQSPRSADTESVSSSSCSCDHVENVWIRRAAEAKGLKSDGTCGKCNRHRPSKNSEKNADSKPAVVKSRRDSSDSPISSPGIRRVLRKTSSREQKKNAESSADPCKRGVKVTSL; via the exons ATGGAAATAGATGAAATAG ATGATATTTTTGATAGAAATATTGACCAGCTTGATGTAAGAGAGACCCCAAG GTGGGAGCTTTCGGAAGAAGAAGAATCAGGTGGTAGTGATGTGGAAACACTTGTGAATCAACAGTCTGCA AAGAAAAAATCACCAGCACCAAGGAAAGAGAACATCCCAGAAATGAGTATTCAATCTGCAACTCCGGTACCACCTCCAAGAGGATCCCATGCGTTACAAAATGGACACATCCCACATTCACCAGTATCACAGACAAAAAGTCCCATGTTGAAAAGAAACACAGAGAGTCCTGTACCAAATGTTAAATTGCCTTCTTTACCACGAAGTACAAAGTCTGCAAGTGGTAGTATTGCTAGTCCTTCGCCAAGGTTGTACCAACATCCCTTAGACAAGGCAAAGATTGATGCACTGGTGATGTCTGCTAAGAAGACAAAAAGCCCTGATTCCTCAAAG GATTTTGGTGCAAGTAAACAAGGACAGGCCAAGCAAGCGCAGTTGGCCGATGGTCAACCAATTAAGAGTAGAGAGAAACAAGGAAAACCTGATATTCATGTTTGGGAAGAAGATGATGTAGATTCTGTGAAG GACTATACGGGGAATGATCGCCAGAAGGAAGAAAAGTACATGGAAAGAACGGATGAAGTAATTTATCAGAGAGCAGCTGAAGAACACATAAGAAGACCACCATTGTGGCATGATGATGAAGTGGATTCTGTCAGA GATTACAGCAAAACAACGGGAAAACAAGAACCTCAATCAGGCCTGGCAAGTCAGCAGCTTAGCAGGCTACCTTCTGATGAACATATATGCTTGTCTCCCCCTTGGAATGAAGAGGATGATGGG GAATATGTCCCCGTAACAGAGCAACCAGTGGCAAAGAATTTTAGCATCAACAACATGGTGATGGAGGAAAGAATGCGGCAGGGTCAGCCACCCCCCTGGCATGAGCAAGATGAGATTGACTCAACAAGA GATTTTGCAGCCCAGTATCGCAAAACAAGATCAATGGAAAACTCCCGTCGTCCCTCGGAAGAGAATATTTATTTGACACCTCCTTGGATGGAAGACGAGCAGCAGTCATCTGGG GGTCGAGGTGGATCAGATCATTCGGCATCCAGTAGATCATATCGACTGACTCTCGAACAACAGCGGGCTATACAGGAGGAAGTGAGAGGCACCGGAATGGCAGAGGCTGCTGATACGGTGCAAGCACTGCGTGAGGAAAAGAAATCAGCTGACGGCACGGCTGTGCCTGGAGTGGGACCAGTGGTGCCTGGCAGAGATAATGGATTCAGTGGTGAACAAGATCAACTAGCAGCACAACAAGTGGTACAAACAAAAG GTCAACTGCCTGATGCTTTACCTAATGAGTCTGGGATGCAAAGAGGACCTCACTTGCCGGACATCATTGTAGATCCAAGCAATGTTCCCGTGACCAGCATCAAACCCACAGCTTCACAAGCGCAGACTTCATCTAAAGCTGCCCCTGAATCATTCAAGACAGCTTCCGTCAAAGCGCCTGAAGACTCTAGGCTAGTCAAGGAGCTGTTACCTAGCAACATAGAAAGGCAGGCAAGCTGTGCTACTGTTCCTCAGAACATCCGTTCAAGCCTGGGAACACGAAACCACACCAGCGCCAGCGGTGGCGGCGCGCCAGGTGCAACTCAAAACAGAAATATGACCAGAAGCGTCAGCCAATCAAGTCTTGAAGCAATGTGTTATTCACCACACGACGCTCTGGAAGGCTTTGAAACATCCAGCGTCGTAAGCTTTGCGAGCACTGCTGCCACCAACCACGATCTGGACACGCGTATCGACATGGTACAGTCACTCCTATCTATGTTAGGAACTCACGACAAGGATGACATGTCAAGGACTCTCCTAGCAATGTCTAACAGTAAGGACAGTTGCGCCGCTATGAGACAGTCTGGTTGCTTGCCATTACTCATTGATCTTCTTCACGGTAAGGATATCACAGACAAAAACTCCCGTCGGGAGGCCCGCGCGCGTGCAGGACTTGCCTTACACAACATTGTGTTTTCGAACGTGGAAGACAGGCGTGGAAGACGCGAGGTGCGAGTACTCCGTCTGCTGGAAATTGCGCGTGAGCACTGCGACGTTGTACAATTCAAGGGATTCCCAGTACACCCGTGCGCGGAACGTTGGTATCCACCACTGAGGGACTATGGACCAGGACCAGCTGTAGCTGCGCTTATGAAGCTGTCGTTTGAAGAGGATCATCGCAATGCCATCTGCGAACTGGGAGGACTTCAAGCAATTGCGGAACTCGTGCAGATTGACCACCAGGTAAATGAACGCTGTAAAGATTTCTACAGCATCAGTCTGAGAAAGTACGCTGGTATGACGCTGACCAACCTGACTTTTGGCAATACTAAAAACAAGAGCTTGCTGTGCAACTTCCCTGCTGCTATCGACGCGATCGTTGCTCAGCTGGAAACCGTCGAGGAAGAAGAAATTGTTCAAGTATCCGCCAGCGTGCTGAGGAACCTCTCTTGGAGAGCTGACGAGCTGTGTCGCAAGACTCTACGTGATGCGGGTGCCATAAAAGCTTTGCTATCTGCGGCTCAAGCGGTGAATGGTGAGCCTGCACTGAGAACGACTCTTAGTGCCCTTTGGAACCTATCAGCCCATTGCTCGGATAACAAAGCTGAGATCTGTGCTTCCCCCGGTGCCCTGAAATTCCTGGTCAAGTGCCTTAATTATTCCAGCCCATCAGGAAACATTTCTGTGGTAGAAAGCAGCGGAGGAATATTGAGGAATCTTTCCTCGCACATTGCCGTGCGAGCTGATTACCGCAAGACTCTCCGTGAAAGCGGCTGTTTTCAGGTGCTCATGTCTCATTTGCGCTCTCCCAGCCTCCGGGTGGTCAGCAACGTTTGCGGCGCATTGTGGAACTTGTCTGCCCGCTGCGTCGAGGACCAAGAACTGCTTTGGGAGCTCGGAGCAGTGTCATTACTCAAGTCCTTAATCAACTCGAAGCAAAAGGCCATCTCGCAAGCTTCAGCCGCTGCTCTGCGTAATTTAATGGCTGTGAAGCCTGGGAGTTCAACAGACAGCGAGTCGGTTTCCTCTGGAGCACCCAGACACTATCAAAGCATGCCCGCTAACATGCGATCAGCAGACTCTCAAGCAAGAATGAAGAGTGACGTCAACAGATTGCCGAACTGTCAAGACCCTTCTCGTCAGTCGCTGCCCATGCGCCACACGCACAACCATGAAGTTGCACCGTATTCCGGTGCTGGAGCAAAGGCTTCACATGGCTTGGTTCCTCAGTCAAGTCTCGTTCCAGTCACCAGGCAGGAAATTGACTCTGCATCAGTCCATCACAAACATGCACCTTCTAAAAAGAAGACAGGATCTTTGGGCTCACTGGCGCATTCCAGTTCTAGCTCAAATCACGGTACCCCACAAGAACTTGAACCCAGTCCCTCCCTGACCCGTGCCAGATCAGATGTTGGACCAAGGGCCCTTGCGGGCAGGCAGAGAAGAGCTAAAGCACGTGCCGCTGACAATAACAGTGTTGAAAGCGGCGCGTCCGTGGACAGTAGACCGCACGCTGCGCATTTTAAATGGGCTCAGAGTAACGATTCCCTTGCCAAGCATCGTCGCCAAGCACAAAGAGACATCAAGAAACAGCGTGAAGGAGACCCCCGCCACTCAGGGCAGCCAGTGGAAAAACGTGACCATTCTCGATCATCGAGCGACGGGTGTGCGGTCATTCCACTGTTATGCGACTCGTACCCGTTGCATGTGTCGCACAACCCTAAGCGGGGTGACGGATCAAAAGATAAGAACGAGACCTCGGTGATCTCGCGCATACGAAACGCAGTACAGAGGAACACTGGAGCAGGTAGCAGCGGACATTGTCAGCAGCATGGGGGCACTATGTCATTGGTATCACCTAACACTGCTAAGAAACTGAATCATTGGGCTAAAGGCATCTCCAGGGAGACGTATGAAATGACAGAATTTGGCCAATCAAGGTCACGTCAAGCACTCGAGCAACGGGAAGATAGGTGTAGCCCCAACGCCTCACGACCTCACCACAGGAATACCGCGCAGAAGTTTAAGTCGTACCGGGACTCAGATACTGACCCTGACTCGGATGTGGATTCCGAGGAGGAGAGACACTTGTTCGGGCAAGCTCAGATGCCATCGGAATTTTCCGAGGTTAGCAATGCCTGGATTGAAAAGGCAAAACCCAGGGTACAATCGCCTCGTTCAGCAGACACGGAAAGTGTATCATCGTCAAGTTGCAGTTGCGATCACGTGGAGAACGTATGGATCCGGCGTGCTGCTGAAGCGAAGGGTTTGAAATCCGATGGCACTTGTGGCAAGTGCAATCGTCATCGACCATCAAAGAATTCAGAGAAAAACGCTGACAGTAAACCGGCAGTCGTGAAAAGCAGACGAGATTCTAGTGATTCGCCAATTTCAAGTCCAGGAATTCGCCGGGTGTTAAGGAAAACATCCAGCCGGGAACAGAAAAAGAACGCAGAATCTTCGGCAGATCCTTGTAAGAGGGGAGTGAAAGTTACGTCGCtgtga